TTAAAGAGATGAACGAGATCGCCTTTAACTGGCTTGTTGATACGAAGAAACAATATAATGTGAAAGATTATGGTTTTGTCTTTGACAAGTTTATTAACAACTAATTTAAAACAAACAAAAAACCTTGTTATCAAAAAGATAACAAGGTTTTCTTAGCGTCCCAGGAGAGATTCGAACTCCCGCTCCGCCCATTTCCGTACTATTTTATATATTTTGATCGCAGTCTTAATATATCTTCTCCTTCGCGAATGCCTGCCGATCCCTTCCTCACATTTTTTACGACAGTCCAATTCGGGTTAGTTTCATCACCGATGTTCTGTACTGTAAAATTGCCATCACCATATTTCCGGTGACCTTCCGCCAATTTCTCCGTTAAATCATTCTCATTTGATCTCGCCATCTTTGCGCCATCTCCCTTTTTTATACGACCTTCTTAAACCATCTAACCAATCACAGGTCCAGTCAATTGGAGATTCTCGTTTTCCGCTTCTATTAATTGTAACACACTACCGGGAATAAGTTCCGATAACTGCTGCTCAATCGTACTAGAATGGTAAAGAGTTTTATAATATTGTAAGTAAACAATTAAGAGAATCTGGATATGGATTTGAGTTCCATCATAAACCTATTGATTCTTTAAATTAAATAAGAGGAATAGGGCGCATAAATGGCGCTCTTTTTATTTAAGAAAAAGAAGTACATATGCAACTGCTTAATATCAAAGGAAAGGTCGCAAATATCAAGAATGAACTACACCTATAACCCAAACATCAAATTTTAGACAAACAAAAAACCTTGTTATCTTTTGATAACAAGGTTTTTTTAGCGTCCCAGGAGAGATTCGAACTCCCGACCGTACGCTTAGAAGGCGTATGCTCTATCCGGCTGAGCTACTGGGACATGGAGCGGGTGAAGAGAATCGAACTCTCGACCAGAGCTTGGAAGGCTCTTGTTTTACCACTAAACTACACCCGCATACGTTATTTTCTTTTCTTCGTTAGCGCCATTGCCCTATCGACAATATTTATTATATGTATAACCATACATAAAGTCAACACCTTTTTTAAAAGAGGATAAATTTTCTTATCCTCTTTTAAAAACTGCTTGTTCAACTAGTTGTCCGTCTAATGTTTCAAAACGAACTTCCATTTGATTTTCATCCATTTCTAATAAAGCAAATGTCTTTTCTACACGCTGACGTGGTAATAAAATACTGCCTGGATTAATAAATAAAACGCCGTCGATTAATTCCGCACCTAATACGTGAGAATGTCCGAAGCATGCAACTTGCGCTCCTACTTCTTCAGCATGGTACGCTAGCGTTTGTAATGTCATTTTCACATTATGGCGATGTCCATGCACAACTAAGAAGCGAATTCCATTTACATCAGTTACAATTTCATCTTGAAAGTTAGCATAATCACAGTTTCCTTTTACAACATGGAAACCTTGCAGTTCTTCATGAGCAGGTGTTAGCTCTGAATCACCGCAATGAATCATGATATCTACTTTCCCTTCATATTTCTCTTTCAACTGCTGTAATTCCTTCACAGAGCTATGACTATCGCTTACGATTAAAGCTTTCATCGCTCTCTCTCCCTTATTCTTCTAAAAACCATTCTGGGATTTTTTCTTCTAACTTACGAAGAGCACGACCACGGTGGCTAATAGCATTTTTCTCATCTGAACTTAATTCCGCCATTGCCTTTTTGTATTCTTCCACATAAAAGATCGGATCGTATCCAAAACCATTTTCTCCGCGGCGTTGTTCTAAAATAAATCCTTCACATGTCCCATTTACAATGACAGGCTTTTTATCACCTTCAGGGAAAGCAACTGCTAATGCACAATAGAAACGAGCTTTACGCTTTTCAAATTCAATGCCATTTAATTCTTGTAACACTTTATCGATATTTGCTTGATCATTTTTTGGTTCACCAGCAAAACGAGCTGAATACACGCCTGGTTTTCCGTTTAAAGCATCTACAATAAGACCTGAATCATCCGCAATTACGATTGCATTCAGCTGTTTGCTCAAACTATCCGCTTTTAAAATTGCATTTTCTTCAAATGTTTCACCAGTTTCTTCAACTTCATCAATATGAGGAAAATCGTGTAATGATTTTACTTCTAAATCAAATCGCTCAAATAACTCAGCAAATTCACGTACTTTACCCATATTTTTTGTCGCTACAACAACTTGTTTCATACTTTCCACCTCTACTCTATATGAGATACGATGTCGCCTAACGCTTCTTTTTGCATATCAATCAGTTGGAAAATGCCCTGTTCTGCAGCATCAAGTAATTCATTTAACTGTGCTCTGCTAAACGTCGCTTCTTCTCCAGTTCCTTGCACTTCAACAAACTGACCTTTTCCAGTCATAATCACGTTCATATCAACGTCTGCTTTAGAATCTTCTGCATAGTTTAAATCTAAAACAACACCTTGTTCTTCAACAATTCCTACTGACGTTGCTGCTAAATAATCTTTTACTGGAATTTTAGATACTTTTTCTGCTTGTAATAGCTTTTCAAACGCTAATACCATTGCTACATATGCACCTGTAATAGAAGCAGTTCTCGTTCCACCATCCGCTTGAATAACATCACAATCAATCCAAACCGTTCTTTCACCAAGTGCTTCTAAGTCAACTACCGCACGTAATGCTCGTCCAATTAAACGCTGGATTTCCATTGTACGTCCTGTTACTTTCCCTTTACTTGACTCCCTAATCGTACGTTGTTCTGTTGCACGCGGAATCATCGCGTATTCAGCTGTTACCCATCCTTTTCCTTCTCCACGCATAAACGGCGGGACACGCTCTTCAATTGTTGCTGAGCAAATCACCTTTGTATCCCCAACTTCAATTAATACAGATCCCTCTGGATGTTTTAAATAATTCGTATGAATATGTATATGGCGTAATTCTGTTTTCTCTCTACCATCTACTCGCATAAAAATAACCTCCTCTTAATTACTACTCGTTAGTATAGCCAAATTTAAATATATGATATGTATACAATAAAAGAAGGAGAACCCAAAAAGCAATTCTCCTTTCTTACAAGTATATCAAATTATTCAAGATTAAAAACTACCTGTATTCACGTTTTCTGGACGATCTACAGGTTTTATTAACTTTCCACCCTTTTCATCTATAAGATTTGCTTTTCCATTCACTTCAATAGAAATATTTTTCACACCTTTCTTTTCTGTTAAAGATAAAACTAACGACTTCAGTACGTAATTTGAAATCATATTTTTATCTGGGTTTACAAATATATTTTCATTAAAGTTTAATGTAAGATTTCCGTCTTGTAATTTCGGATTCGTAATAAGCTTAACGCCTGGATTAAAATCATTCAGGAGCGATTGATGAATCGGACCTTTTACAAGCTCATCTATAATTGCTGCATAGTCATTTTCTTTACCTTCCGCAACGCGACGTGTGACTGGTACGTAGTATTGCTGTTTATTATTATTTTGCGCCATGAAATACAATGTGACTGGTTTTGTATTCGTTACATCTGCTACTTGTTCATCATCGAAGTTAATACCATTTGCACGGCTCACTCCTTCACCAAGCGGTGTACCCCCAACAGGCATCTTCGCCAATTTCTCACCATTTATTTGGAACTGCACTTGTTTTATCTCTGTAAATTGCGTCAACGTCCACGCTATAGATTCAACGATTTGACGCTCTTCTTCTTTCGCATAATTTTTCATTTCTTTAGAGAAATCAATAACTGCCGTCCCGTCCTTTTTCAAATCTAAGGTCATCGTTGTATTCGCCGGAATGACTGCACGAAATCCATTCGGTAATAAATTTGTTACCGGTCCATCTTTCACAAGGTATTCTAACGTTTGCTTCACAGTCTCATTTGCTTTCGGAGTAGGTATAGCTAACGTTTGTGGTACAACATAACCATTTTTATCAACAAGGTATAGTTCTCTATTTACCATTTGCCCTTGCTTATCTTTTTTAGCTACTTCTTTCTTCCCACCCTCTGTATACGTAACTTGTTTTGGCGGATCAATTTGTTCAGTTGCTTTCTCCTGATTTATAAAGCCACACCCTGTTAGTAAAACAGCGCTCACAGTAGCACCAACAACCCATTTAAAAGTGGATTTAGGCATGCCATTCCCCCCTAAAATCTAAGTTTGTACTATTATGTATACGAGCTGTTTCACATTTTAGAACAAACCGTGCCTCTTATATAGTGAAACTTTAATCAATGGGGGTTTTGTTCATCCCCACATAACTTCTTTTCTTCCACTGAATTTTGAGGTGGAGGTCTTACTGCGCGGAAAATAGCGGGATAAACAAAAAACTCCTGATTTCTCAGGAGCTCACTTATATGAATTCTACTATTATTCTTTTTCTAAATGAATATGCTTCACATTTTCAATCGGTTGACCGAACCATTTTGATGCAATTTCTTTAAACAAGTCTATTTTTCCTGTTGTTAAGAAGAGATGATCGCTTTGTTCTTCTCCTTCATTCAACATTTTACTATGATATAAGATTGTACTTACTTCACGTGCTGTTTCATCACCAGAACTAATTAGTTGCACTTTATCTCCCATTACTTTTTTAATAACAGGTCCTAAAATCGGATAATGTGTACACCCTAATATAAGTGTATCAATATCGGTACTTTTCAGTGGTTGCAGCGTTTCTCTTACAACTTCATACGCCATTTCACTTTCGAAATTCCCACTCTCTACAAGTTCAACGAAAGGTGGACAAGCTAAACTTTCTACCATAACACGGTTATTAATAGACTTTAACGCCTCTTCGTATGCACCACTTTTCACCGTTCCAATCGTTCCAATAATCCCAACGTGATACGTGTTTGTCACTTTTAAAGCTGTACGTGATCCTGGGTGAATAACTCCTACTACTGGAATTGGTAATTGTTTTTGCATCTCTTCTAATACAACTGCAGTTGCTGTATTACACGCAATAACTAACATTTTAATATTTAAATCTAGTAAATGCTCCGTCATTTCCCACGTAAATTGACGTACTTCTTCTCGAGAACGTGGACCATAAGGACAACGTGCTGTATCTCCTAAATATATGATACGCTCTTTCGGCAACTGACGAATTAATTCCTTCGCTACTGTTAAACCGCCAACTCCTGAATCGATAACACCGATTGCTCTATTCAACTTCATCACCCGTTTTCTCATTCATCATCTTTTATGTTTATCATTATATTTTACACACTTTAAGTTCGCTCACTTCAAATGCTTCTGTATGAAAATTTTCATTTGCCCATGTATAGACTAGGACCTTTTTTATTTTGCTCCTTTTTTTCGTAATTTGCAAGATAGAAAAATAACCGACCTTCTATAAGAAAGTCGGTTTCTTCTATATAAAGTGCATATTCATTGCTCCATCTTTTTTTGAAAAGAAGACATTCCCATTAATAAGAAGAAATGAGCAGCAATTAAAATGACGATTAACATAAAATTAAAACGATAACTATTTGTGG
This genomic interval from Bacillus thuringiensis contains the following:
- the gerM gene encoding spore germination protein GerM — protein: MPKSTFKWVVGATVSAVLLTGCGFINQEKATEQIDPPKQVTYTEGGKKEVAKKDKQGQMVNRELYLVDKNGYVVPQTLAIPTPKANETVKQTLEYLVKDGPVTNLLPNGFRAVIPANTTMTLDLKKDGTAVIDFSKEMKNYAKEEERQIVESIAWTLTQFTEIKQVQFQINGEKLAKMPVGGTPLGEGVSRANGINFDDEQVADVTNTKPVTLYFMAQNNNKQQYYVPVTRRVAEGKENDYAAIIDELVKGPIHQSLLNDFNPGVKLITNPKLQDGNLTLNFNENIFVNPDKNMISNYVLKSLVLSLTEKKGVKNISIEVNGKANLIDEKGGKLIKPVDRPENVNTGSF
- a CDS encoding metallophosphoesterase, coding for MKALIVSDSHSSVKELQQLKEKYEGKVDIMIHCGDSELTPAHEELQGFHVVKGNCDYANFQDEIVTDVNGIRFLVVHGHRHNVKMTLQTLAYHAEEVGAQVACFGHSHVLGAELIDGVLFINPGSILLPRQRVEKTFALLEMDENQMEVRFETLDGQLVEQAVFKRG
- a CDS encoding XTP/dITP diphosphatase, whose translation is MKQVVVATKNMGKVREFAELFERFDLEVKSLHDFPHIDEVEETGETFEENAILKADSLSKQLNAIVIADDSGLIVDALNGKPGVYSARFAGEPKNDQANIDKVLQELNGIEFEKRKARFYCALAVAFPEGDKKPVIVNGTCEGFILEQRRGENGFGYDPIFYVEEYKKAMAELSSDEKNAISHRGRALRKLEEKIPEWFLEE
- the racE gene encoding glutamate racemase, with the translated sequence MKLNRAIGVIDSGVGGLTVAKELIRQLPKERIIYLGDTARCPYGPRSREEVRQFTWEMTEHLLDLNIKMLVIACNTATAVVLEEMQKQLPIPVVGVIHPGSRTALKVTNTYHVGIIGTIGTVKSGAYEEALKSINNRVMVESLACPPFVELVESGNFESEMAYEVVRETLQPLKSTDIDTLILGCTHYPILGPVIKKVMGDKVQLISSGDETAREVSTILYHSKMLNEGEEQSDHLFLTTGKIDLFKEIASKWFGQPIENVKHIHLEKE
- the rph gene encoding ribonuclease PH yields the protein MRVDGREKTELRHIHIHTNYLKHPEGSVLIEVGDTKVICSATIEERVPPFMRGEGKGWVTAEYAMIPRATEQRTIRESSKGKVTGRTMEIQRLIGRALRAVVDLEALGERTVWIDCDVIQADGGTRTASITGAYVAMVLAFEKLLQAEKVSKIPVKDYLAATSVGIVEEQGVVLDLNYAEDSKADVDMNVIMTGKGQFVEVQGTGEEATFSRAQLNELLDAAEQGIFQLIDMQKEALGDIVSHIE